The Brevibacillus brevis genome contains a region encoding:
- the helD gene encoding RNA polymerase recycling motor HelD, with amino-acid sequence MSVTDQDRQNEQQRVERVISEIKNRIDDLKEHVNVVSEDIIGIRKHFWDDVTVNFEDAIEAVETYASIKQQAEVLSERERIHRHAQNQLRTLQRLLHSPYFGRIDFQEELESKPEAIYLGIASLLDKNDEEFLVYDWRAPISSLYYDYSPGPAEYNTPSGNVNGEITCKRQYIIRDGKLLHLFDTGVTIGDELLQEVLGKQADSQMKSIVATIQRDQNRIIRNERSRLVIVSGAAGSGKTSAALQRIAYLLYRYRKTLTAEQIVLFSPNSLFNSYVSTVLPELGEENMQQTTFQEYAEHRLGDDFRLENPLEQMEYVLTASDQSGYEARLEGIRFKSSALFLQAMDEYANSLKQSGIMFRPVTFRNQTLISAAHIHELFYSLDTSLPIPNRMVLVAKSLLTELKKLEQRERSKPWVEEEMELLDRDAYVAAYQSLRRKKQFREDTFDDFEREQELLATWVVKKQFRPLRDFIRELQFIDTRSIYRQLFLSPDLLGTLAPNTLQHDVMDNWPAVCVQTAERLEQQYLACEDIPPYLYLQERLEGKQTNNLVRHVFLDEAQDYSAFQFALIKSLFPRAKMTVLGDWNQAIYAHAYHQNSFEAVTSLFEPEETETFVLTKSYRSTYPIVLFTRQLLRDGNMIEPFMRDGRLPTLTKVTSPQAHADQIEARIRELADRGHQTIAVITKTLEEAQAVHDTLQERLPVRLIKPATLSFEKGILIIPSYLAKGVEFDAVILYNASASCYGEESERKLFYTACTRAMHELHLYYSGEKSPFLDSVSPECYELFV; translated from the coding sequence ATGAGCGTGACTGATCAAGATAGGCAAAACGAACAACAACGTGTTGAACGAGTCATCTCAGAGATAAAGAACCGAATAGATGACCTCAAAGAGCATGTGAATGTCGTGAGCGAGGATATCATCGGAATTCGCAAGCATTTTTGGGACGATGTGACAGTCAACTTCGAGGATGCCATCGAAGCTGTCGAGACTTACGCCAGTATCAAGCAGCAAGCGGAAGTCCTGTCCGAGCGTGAACGCATCCATCGCCATGCCCAAAATCAGTTGCGTACGCTGCAGCGATTGTTGCACTCTCCCTATTTTGGCAGGATTGATTTTCAAGAAGAGCTGGAATCGAAGCCAGAAGCCATCTATCTCGGCATTGCTTCCTTGCTGGATAAAAACGACGAGGAGTTTCTCGTCTACGACTGGCGCGCACCGATCTCCAGTCTGTATTACGACTATTCGCCGGGGCCAGCAGAGTACAATACCCCAAGCGGAAACGTAAATGGAGAGATTACGTGCAAAAGACAATACATCATTCGCGACGGCAAATTGCTGCACCTGTTCGATACGGGCGTGACGATTGGCGACGAGCTGCTTCAGGAGGTACTCGGCAAACAGGCTGACTCGCAAATGAAAAGCATCGTGGCCACGATCCAGCGGGATCAAAACCGCATCATCCGCAACGAACGCAGCCGACTCGTCATCGTCTCCGGAGCTGCCGGCAGCGGAAAAACGTCTGCGGCTTTGCAACGAATCGCTTATTTGTTATACCGTTATCGCAAGACATTGACCGCGGAGCAAATCGTCTTGTTCTCGCCCAACTCTTTGTTTAACAGCTACGTCTCGACCGTTCTTCCTGAACTCGGCGAGGAAAATATGCAGCAAACGACTTTTCAGGAATACGCGGAGCATCGTCTCGGTGACGACTTCCGCCTGGAAAACCCGCTTGAACAGATGGAGTACGTACTGACAGCAAGTGATCAGTCTGGATACGAGGCGCGGCTGGAAGGAATCCGTTTCAAATCAAGCGCCTTGTTTTTGCAGGCTATGGACGAATACGCGAATAGCTTGAAACAATCTGGTATCATGTTTCGTCCTGTTACATTTAGAAACCAGACTTTGATCAGTGCTGCCCACATCCATGAGCTGTTTTATTCTCTCGATACGAGTCTGCCGATCCCCAATCGGATGGTACTCGTTGCGAAATCACTGCTGACGGAGCTGAAAAAGCTGGAACAGCGAGAACGATCAAAGCCATGGGTAGAAGAGGAAATGGAGCTGCTTGACCGAGACGCTTATGTAGCTGCCTATCAATCGCTGCGCCGCAAAAAACAGTTTCGGGAGGACACCTTTGATGACTTCGAACGCGAGCAGGAGCTCTTAGCCACATGGGTCGTCAAAAAGCAGTTTCGGCCTCTGCGCGATTTTATTCGGGAACTTCAATTTATTGATACTCGCTCCATTTACCGCCAGCTTTTCTTGTCACCTGACTTACTCGGGACACTTGCGCCAAACACTCTCCAACACGATGTAATGGACAATTGGCCCGCAGTGTGCGTACAGACAGCAGAGCGTTTAGAGCAACAGTATTTGGCTTGTGAAGACATCCCTCCCTATTTGTATTTGCAGGAACGATTGGAGGGCAAGCAGACGAATAACCTCGTCCGTCATGTCTTTCTCGATGAAGCCCAGGACTACTCCGCCTTTCAGTTCGCTCTCATCAAGAGCTTGTTTCCCCGTGCCAAAATGACCGTGCTGGGAGATTGGAATCAGGCGATTTACGCCCATGCTTATCACCAGAATAGCTTTGAGGCAGTCACATCCCTGTTTGAGCCTGAAGAGACGGAGACCTTCGTCCTGACCAAAAGCTACCGCTCCACCTATCCCATCGTCTTATTTACGCGACAGCTTTTGCGAGATGGGAATATGATTGAGCCTTTTATGCGTGACGGTCGCTTGCCAACACTAACCAAAGTGACATCCCCTCAAGCTCATGCCGATCAAATCGAAGCACGCATACGTGAGCTCGCCGATCGTGGTCATCAGACCATCGCTGTTATCACCAAAACGCTAGAGGAAGCCCAAGCCGTGCATGACACTTTGCAAGAGAGATTGCCGGTTCGCTTGATCAAGCCCGCTACTCTTTCCTTTGAGAAAGGAATCTTGATCATCCCCTCTTACTTGGCAAAAGGAGTCGAGTTCGATGCGGTCATCCTTTATAATGCTTCCGCCTCATGCTATGGCGAAGAAAGTGAACGCAAGCTTTTTTATACGGCATGTACACGTGCCATGCACGAGCTGCATCTTTACTATTCGGGTGAAAAAAGTCCATTTTTAGATAGCGTTTCTCCTGAGTGTTACGAGCTGTTTGTTTAA
- a CDS encoding DoxX family protein: protein MAYEKAFAVLRIGTGILFFIHGIAKLQRGMAAVVTTFGDLGLPGWLAYLVLIVELIGGLALIIGVGARYAAWGLAAIMAGAIVTVKWAKGFVGGYELDLILLLVTICVGLKR from the coding sequence ATGGCTTACGAAAAAGCGTTTGCTGTATTACGGATCGGGACGGGTATCTTGTTTTTCATCCATGGCATAGCCAAGCTGCAACGAGGGATGGCTGCCGTTGTGACGACGTTTGGCGATCTCGGCTTGCCGGGGTGGCTGGCGTATCTGGTGTTGATCGTAGAATTGATCGGCGGTCTCGCGCTGATCATCGGAGTCGGGGCGAGATATGCTGCCTGGGGATTAGCTGCGATCATGGCAGGAGCGATTGTGACGGTGAAATGGGCGAAAGGGTTCGTGGGCGGTTATGAGCTGGATTTGATCCTGTTGCTTGTCACGATTTGTGTGGGTCTAAAAAGGTGA